One genomic window of Niveibacterium sp. SC-1 includes the following:
- a CDS encoding AsmA family protein, translated as MTGRRRNTLLGLGIVAGLIAIAIYVFDWNMLRPYVARQISAATGRSFAINGDLHVKLSREPVISAEGLVLGNADWSKQGDMARVERLEFQVRLWPLLKKRVELPYVSVTRPELLIEQNDQGQGNWVFKNSPKDTASPSERTLRVGRVDIRDGDLRVEMPKEKTSLRAKVAVTQGATDREGSITAEGTGSYRDLPFEVSSSGGAVLGLRDANTPYPLKFKGRIGDTRFTADGTVTDVRTLRGMAINFTLAGKSLAELFPILRLPLPPTPAYRLAGLLEHEGQEWRFTRFTGKVGDSDLAGSWAVDLGRQPRFIKADLSSQRLDMKDLSGFIGARNEAGKPVTPKGNKVLPQNEFNLEKLRVANADVHFRGEKIIDKQLPLDHMDVRLRLDDGRLSLDPLVLGLADGTVRAKIHMDTAKTPIHTQADVSAERLQLTRIMPALGENKRVNAGLIGGRAALVMDGNSVARMLATADGDAAFIMRGGEISKLLLRLANLDVANLVPIFLAGDKPVPVRCMVAEFKSTEGDAQIQNFVIDTQKQVVLGSGGVDFGPEALDLRLDVKPKDISLVSLRGPILIKGSFKKPAVRPELTQLSLRAAAAVALGFVTPPLALLPLVQIGSAEDQACDDLIARARHGNISAATVEKKIEKKATSLHRTSKTSPPATPPVSSTEAR; from the coding sequence ATGACCGGACGAAGGCGCAACACTCTCCTGGGCCTGGGCATTGTTGCCGGCTTGATCGCCATCGCGATCTATGTGTTCGACTGGAACATGCTGCGACCCTACGTCGCGCGCCAGATCAGCGCGGCGACGGGTCGCAGCTTTGCCATCAATGGCGACCTGCATGTGAAGCTCTCGCGCGAACCCGTCATTTCGGCCGAAGGGCTGGTACTGGGCAACGCAGACTGGAGCAAGCAAGGCGACATGGCGCGGGTCGAGCGCCTGGAGTTCCAGGTGCGCCTGTGGCCGTTGCTCAAAAAGCGCGTCGAGCTGCCTTATGTCTCGGTGACCCGGCCCGAACTGCTGATCGAGCAGAACGACCAGGGGCAGGGCAACTGGGTGTTCAAGAACTCGCCCAAAGACACAGCGAGCCCGTCGGAGCGCACGTTGCGGGTGGGGCGTGTGGACATCCGTGACGGCGATCTGCGGGTCGAAATGCCCAAGGAGAAAACCTCGCTGCGCGCCAAGGTGGCGGTCACGCAAGGCGCCACGGACCGCGAAGGCAGCATTACCGCGGAGGGAACCGGCTCCTACCGCGACCTGCCTTTCGAGGTAAGCAGCAGCGGTGGCGCCGTGCTCGGCCTGCGCGATGCGAACACGCCGTACCCGCTCAAGTTCAAGGGGCGCATCGGCGACACGCGCTTCACCGCGGACGGCACCGTTACCGACGTGCGTACGTTACGCGGCATGGCGATCAACTTCACGCTCGCGGGCAAGAGTCTCGCCGAGCTCTTCCCCATCCTGCGCCTGCCCCTGCCGCCGACGCCCGCCTACCGGCTTGCCGGCCTGCTGGAGCACGAAGGCCAGGAATGGCGCTTCACCCGCTTCACCGGCAAGGTGGGGGACAGTGACCTTGCGGGCAGCTGGGCGGTGGACCTGGGCAGGCAACCCCGCTTCATCAAGGCTGACTTGAGTTCGCAGCGACTCGACATGAAAGATCTGTCCGGCTTCATCGGCGCGCGCAACGAGGCTGGGAAGCCGGTCACGCCCAAGGGCAACAAGGTCTTGCCGCAGAATGAGTTCAACCTCGAGAAGCTGCGCGTTGCCAACGCCGATGTTCATTTCCGTGGAGAGAAGATCATCGACAAGCAGCTGCCGCTGGACCATATGGACGTCCGACTGCGGCTTGATGATGGTCGCCTGAGCCTCGATCCGCTGGTGCTGGGCTTGGCTGACGGGACGGTCCGCGCAAAGATCCACATGGATACTGCCAAGACGCCCATCCACACGCAGGCCGACGTGTCCGCCGAGCGCCTGCAACTGACCCGGATCATGCCTGCCCTGGGTGAGAACAAGCGGGTGAACGCGGGGCTGATCGGCGGCCGTGCAGCGCTCGTCATGGACGGGAATTCCGTGGCGCGCATGCTCGCGACCGCCGACGGCGATGCGGCCTTCATCATGCGCGGCGGCGAGATCAGCAAGCTGCTGCTGCGCCTGGCGAATCTGGATGTCGCCAATCTCGTGCCGATCTTCCTCGCCGGGGACAAGCCGGTGCCGGTGCGCTGCATGGTGGCCGAATTCAAGAGCACGGAAGGGGATGCGCAGATCCAGAACTTCGTCATCGATACCCAGAAGCAGGTGGTACTCGGTAGCGGCGGGGTGGATTTCGGTCCTGAGGCGCTGGACCTGCGGCTGGACGTAAAACCCAAGGACATCAGCCTGGTGTCGCTGCGCGGTCCGATCCTGATCAAGGGGAGCTTCAAGAAACCGGCCGTGCGGCCCGAACTCACACAGCTGAGTTTGCGCGCCGCGGCGGCCGTGGCGCTCGGTTTCGTGACGCCGCCGCTGGCGCTCCTGCCGCTGGTGCAGATCGGGAGCGCAGAGGACCAGGCCTGCGACGATCTGATCGCTCGGGCTAGGCACGGCAACATCTCTGCCGCGACGGTCGAGAAGAAAATCGAGAAGAAAGCGACGTCACTGCACCGGACCAGCAAAACGTCGCCGCCCGCGACCCCGCCCGTGAGCAGCACCGAAGCCCGCTGA